A window of the Dictyostelium discoideum AX4 chromosome 4 chromosome, whole genome shotgun sequence genome harbors these coding sequences:
- the dimt1l gene encoding dimethyladenosine transferase, which produces MVKPVKIGVDAKVEKTKSATAARHHEFQMNKSYGQHLLKNPLIIDAIVDKSQLKSTDTVLEIGPGTGNLTMKLLENCKKVIAIEVDPRMAAELQKRVAASPYAQHLQIILGDFLKVDLPYFDVCVANVPYQISSPLTFKLLAHRPIFRTAVLMFQKEFALRLGAKPGDSLYCRLSVNTQLLSKVTHLMKVGKNNFLPPPKVESAVVRIEPFNPPPPINFVEWDGLVKLCFSRKNKTLSGIFRVSSVIETLNQNYKTYCALEGKMNTDGSDEQMKELIIKTLTDNDFLDSRSSKLDINDFLKLLNKFHETGIHFK; this is translated from the exons atGGTAAAACCAGTTAAAATTGGTGTAGATGCAAAAGTTGAAAAGACAAAATCAGCAACAGCTGCCAGACATCATGAATTTCAAATGA ataaaagtTATGGTCAACATTTGTTAAAGAATccattaattattgatgCAATTGTAGATAAATCACAACTTAAATCAACAGATACAGTACTTGAAATTGGTCCAGGTACTGGTAATTTaacaatgaaattattagaaaactGTAAAAAAGTTATTGCTATTGAAGTTGATCCACGTATGGCTGCTGAATTACAAAAAAGAGTTGCCGCTTC accATATGCACAACATCTTCAAATTATATTAggtgattttttaaaagttgatcTACCATACTTTGATGTTTGCGTAGCAAATGTTCCATATCaa atttcatcaccattaacatttaaattattagcaCATAGACCAATTTTTAGAACAGCAGTACTTATGTTTCAAAAGGAGTTTGCACTTCGTTTAGGAGCAAAACCAGGTGATAGTTTATATTGTCGTTTATCAGTTAATAcacaattattatcaaaagtaACACATTTAATGAAAGTAGGTAAGAATAATTTCCTTCCACCACCAAAAGTTGAGTCAGCAGTAGTTAGAATTGAACCATTCaatccaccaccaccaattaatttCGTTGAATGGGATGGTTTAGTTAAATTATGTTTCtctagaaaaaataaaacattatcaGGTATTTTCAGAGTTAGTAGTGTAATTGAaactttaaatcaaaattataaaactTATTGTGCTTTAGAAGGTAAAATGAATACTGATGGTTCTGATGAACAAATGAAAGAATTAATCATTAAAACTTTAACTGATAATGACTTTTTAGATTCACGTTCTTCAAAATTAGACATTAATGATttcttaaaattattaaataaatttcatgAAACTGGTattcatttcaaataa
- the commd3 gene encoding COMM domain-containing protein 3 gives MNLSEDVLKGIETLSDEKLINDSVFKHIIDTCFLVILKKKTESDLFDNKAVSSVDTIALKQTFSAFIVFILESMKINYDQSSISDLLEEHKLSSSRIDFISNYFKEYRVAIRKHLSVTNFHFPHIIDVNWRLDLFMKSNAVEKLNTPVYLINLTTEQEENVKGKVQFAATLDQLQDLVFKLRDAQKQIERSSIKS, from the exons ATGAATTTAAGTGAGGATGTTTTAAAAGGAATAGAAACTCTATcagatgaaaaattaataaatgatagtGTATTTAAACATATTATCGATACTTGTTTTTtagtaatattaaagaaaaaaactgAATCTGATTTATTTG atAATAAAGCTGTATCAAGTGTTGATACAATTGCATTAAAACAAACTTTTTCAGCATTCatcgtttttattttagaatcaatgaaaataaattatgatCAATCATCAATAAG TGATTTATTGGAAGAACATAAATTATCAAGTAGTAGAATTGAtttcatttcaaattattttaaagaatatagAGTTGCAATTAGAAAACATTTATCAGTAACAAACTTTCATTTTCCTCATATTATTGATGTAAATTGGAGATTGGATTTATTCATGAAATCAAATGCTGTAGAGAAATTAAATACACcagtttatttaattaatttaactaCTGAACAAGAAGAAAATGTTAAAGGTAAAGTTCAATTCGCTGCAACTTTAGATCAATTACAAGATTTAGTATTTAAACTTAGAGATGctcaaaaacaaattgagAGATCTTCTATAAAAtcttaa
- the fam96B gene encoding DUF59 family protein has translation MSDNPNPVIYVDNENCKSFEDNENSFNSSRYSIEEDQIDEFDEQEIFDLVRSITDPEHPLTLEQLNVVRIENVNINLENSYILLYFTPTVPHCSMANLIGLSIKEKLARSLPKRFKVDVIVTPGSHSSESSVNKQLNDKERVSAALDTSSSILTIVNECIKQN, from the exons atgtcaGATAATCCAAATCCAGTAATTTatgttgataatgaaaattgtaaatcatttgaagataatgaaaattcattCAATTCATCAAGATATTCAATTGAAGAAGATCAAATTGACGAATTCGATGAACAAGAGATATTCGATTTAGTTAGAAGTATAACAGATCCAGAACATCCATTAACATTGGAACAATTAAATGTGGTTAgaattgaaaatgttaataTCAATTTGGAAAATAGTTATATTTTACTATATTTCACACCAACAGTTCCACATTGTTCAATGgcaaatttaattggtttatcaattaaagagaaattaGCAAGATCCTTAccaaaaagatttaaagtTGATGTTATTGTTACTCCTGGTAGTCATTCTTCTGAATCTTCAG TAAACaaacaattaaatgataaagaaaGAGTTTCAGCAGCATTAGATACAAGttcttcaattttaacaattGTAAATGAATGTATAAAgcaaaactaa
- a CDS encoding phosphatidylethanolamine-binding protein PEBP, translating into METVIKALAENKISDVISFTPKKLLTVKYNGKELNINDTLTPTIVQNKPHVSWDAKNDELYTLIFDDPDAPTRSDPKFGQWKHWLVTNIKGNDISTGQELAKYIGSGPPPKTGLHRYIFILCKQPGTENIEFKGEHILPLSAELRNNWNAETFIKKWNLEPEAINFYQAEYDDYVPQLYAKLGETQDKPVEIK; encoded by the exons ATGGAAACAGTTATTAAAGCACTTgctgaaaataaaatctcTGATGTTATTTCTTTTACACCaa agaaattattaaCAGTTAAATACAAtggtaaagaattaaatattaatgatacaTTAACACCAACAATTGTCCAAAATAAACCACATGTATCATGGGATGCcaaaaatgatgaattatatactttaatttttgatgaCCCAGATGCACCAACCAGATCTGATCCAAAATTCGGTCAATGGAAACATTGGTTAGTAACCAACATTAAAGGTAATGATATTTCAACTGGTCAAGAATTAGCT aaaTACATTGGATCAGGTCCACCACCAAAAACTGGTTTACACAGATACATTTTCATCTTATGTAAACAACCAGGTactgaaaatattgaattcaAAGGAGAACATATTTTACCACTTtc agCTGAATTAAGAAATAATTGGAATGCTGAAactttcattaaaaaatggaATTTAGAACCAGAAGCTATCAACTTTTATCAAGCTGAATATGATGATTATGTTCCACAACTCTATGCCAAATTAGGTGAAACTCAAGATAAACcagttgaaattaaataa
- the adkA gene encoding adenylate kinase, with amino-acid sequence MEPQFKVKIDNDSARILKELAEKKRDEGLRVVFIGPPGSGKGTQAPLVKEDYCLCHLSTGDMLRAAIEQGTETGKQAKTIMDQGGLVPDEVMVNMIKENIQTPECKKGFILDGFPRTVPQAEKLDKMLAEDNKKIDHVLDFAIDDSLLVKRITGRLVHPSSGRSYHREFFPPKVDMIDDITGEPLIQRSDDNEEVLKKRLESFHKNTTPVLGYYQNKGILSTIDASKSAPFVSHTIKSIFLSTLHFPHNASIFKTFHQKMKMQVHSTETPLAAEIL; translated from the exons ATGGAACCACAATTTAAAGTTAAAATCGATAATGATTCAGctagaattttaaaagaattagcAGAAAAAAAGAGAGATGAAGGTCTTCGTGTTGTTTTCATTGGTCCACCAGGTTCAGGTAAAGGTACTCAAGCACCATTAGTTAAAGAAGATTATTGTTTATGTCATCTTTCAACTGGTGATATGTTAAGAGCTGCCATTGAACAAGGTACTGAAACAGGTAAACAAGCTAAAACAATCATGGATCAAGGTGGTCTTGTTCCAGATGAAGTTATGGTTAATatgattaaagaaaatattcaaaCTCCTGAATGTAAAAAAGGTTTCATTCTTGATGGTTTCCCAAGAACtg TTCCACAAGCTGAAAAa cttGATAAAATGTTAGcagaagataataaaaagattgaCCATGTTTTAGATTTTGCAATTGACGATTCCTTATTAGTTAAACGTATCACTGGTAGACTTGTTCATCCATCAAGTGGTAGAAGTTATCACAGAGAATTCTTCCCACCAAAGGTTGATATGATTGATGAT attactGGTGAACCATTAATTCAAAGATcagatgataatgaagaagttttaaagaaaagattAGAATCATTCCATAAAAACACAACACCAGTTTTAGGATATTACCAAAACAAAGGTATTCTTTCAACAATTGATGCATCAAAATCTGCACCATTCGTATCACACactattaaatcaattttcttAAGTACTCTCCACTTCCCACACAATGCTTCAATTTTCAAAACTTTCcatcaaaaaatgaaaatgcaAGTTCACTCAACTGAAACTCCATTAGCTGCcgaaattctttaa
- the dct gene encoding hypothetical protein: MYSPEDLEYREQQRLSKALQGKLGGASSRKSWAPVVTGKPQTHSAPVNSSFASISISDKHHESPSTTTSSPSTSSGVDNSSIYPGAIVEDKVKSQEAHRLKKMGLSTEEDESTAHIPAYTSLNSSSSSTISKSNSNQSLAKETSSNNLLQYQSPVRVASSTSSENLVDSASIMNNVDSHTSEEKMKQEAKRLERWGLKINSPTATSPSTTSPPVSSTTPVAPVTPTEQSVPQSPFSTGAAVSVNQSHSNLPIATTQQFLDRIVLSAKSVKQIIQKKTSNRDIVISILMDLVKESANFGMTLSSTTPMSFDISQNAGKLAGAVNELVKDTAHENNKIFDEIQVLLGLLYLAVVAN; encoded by the coding sequence atgtACTCACCAGAAGATTTAGAATATAGAGAACAACAACGTTTAAGTAAAGCATTACAAGGTAAATTAGGTGGTGCAAGCTCAAGAAAATCATGGGCACCAGTTGTAACAGGTAAACCACAAACACATAGTGCACCAGTTAATAGTTCATTtgcatcaatttcaatttcagatAAGCACCACgaatcaccatcaacaacaacatcatcaccatcaacatcatcaggTGTTGATAATAGTTCAATCTATCCAGGTGCAATCGTTGAGGATAAAGTTAAATCACAAGAAGCACACCGTTTGAAAAAGATGGGTCTTTCAACTGAAGAAGATGAATCAACCGCTCATATTCCAGCATATActtcattaaattcatcatccTCATCCACCATCTCAAAGAGTAATAGCAATCAAAGCCTTGCAAAGGAAACCAGTAGTAACAACCTCTTGCAATATCAATCACCAGTTAGAGTAGCCAGCTCAACATCATCTGAGAATTTAGTCGATAGTGCTTCCATTATGAACAACGTTGATTCTCATACCTCTGAAGAGAAAATGAAGCAAGAGGCAAAGAGATTAGAAAGATGGGGTTTAAAGATTAACTCACCAACTGCTACCTCACCAAGCACTACCTCACCACCAGTCTCTAGTACCACTCCGGTTGCACCAGTGACTCCAACCGAACAATCTGTACCACAATCTCCATTCTCAACTGGTGCTGCCGTCTCTGTCAATCAAAGTCATAGCAATCTCCCAATCGCTACTACCCAACAATTCCTTGATCGTATCGTTCTCTCTGCTAAATCCGTTAAACAAATCATTCAAAAGAAAACCTCTAATCGTGATATTGTCATCTCTATTCTCATGGATTTAGTAAAGGAATCTGCAAACTTTGGTATGACTCTCTCTTCAACTACCCCAATGTCTTTCGATATCTCTCAAAATGCTGGTAAACTCGCTGGTGCTGTCAATGAATTAGTTAAAGACACTGCTCacgaaaataataaaatctttgATGAAATTCAAGTACTCTTAggtttattatatttagcTGTTGTTGCTAattag
- the dus2l gene encoding tRNA-dihydrouridine synthase 2-like protein codes for MEEQQPQQEQQQQDWIESYKKSKNGVVMDYYNKKIMAPMVRVGTYPMRILAYNYGCDIAYSEELIDLKLMKSTRVVNEKLKTIDFIAKDQTLCYRTSEKDVRNVLQLGTASSMTALEAAKVVCNDICALDINMGCPKFFSVQGGMGSALLSKPETIKDILTTLKRNLNGIPITCKIRLLSTDQETIDLLRIIESTGVSAIGVHCRMIPERPRDPAHWDRLENILSNASFSVPIIANGDIFEHADIEKIKKQTKVDSIMIARGVVKNVSIFSKPSPIDLKQIIQEYTEIAYQTNNSPVNTKYVINSMLNENNITTNKEAKAMSSARDYDTITKIWGINDKFKQFCLENNIEKEDDKNINKNKNNNNKNSKKTKLEETNNQCDIKKQKIEDEDKNNNNIINKEE; via the exons atggaagaacaacaaccacaacaagaacaacaacaacaagattgGATTGAATcctataaaaaaagtaaaaatggTGTTGTAatggattattataataaaaagataatggCACCAATGGTTAGAGTTGGTACATATCCAATGAGAATATTAGCATATAACTATGGTTGTGATATTGCATATAGtgaagaattaattgatttaaaacttATGAAATCAACTAGAGTTGTAAAtg aaaaattaaaaacaattgattttattgcAAAAGATCAAACATTATGTTATAGAACATCAGAAAAAGATGTTCGTAATGTATTACAATTAGGTACAGCATCATCAATGACAGCATTGGAAGCAGCAAAAGTTGTATGTAATGATATTTGTGCATTGGATATTAATATGGGATGTCCAAAATTCTTTTCAGTTCAAGGTGGAATGGGATCagcattattatcaaaaccaGAGACAATTAAGGATATATTAACAACATTGAAGagaaatttaaatggtaTTCCAATAACATGTAAAATTAGACTACTATCAACCGACCAAGAAACTATCGACCTATTACGTATAATCGAATCCACTGGTGTCAGTGCAATCGGTGTTCACTGTCGTATGATACCAGAGAGACCAAGGGACCCAGCACATTGGGATAGATTAGAAAACATACTAAGCAATGCATCGTTCAGTGTGCCAATCATTGCAAATGGTGATATCTTTGAACATGcagatattgaaaaaattaaaaaacaaactaAAGTAGACTCAATAATGATTGCAAGGGGTGTCGTTAAGAATGTTTCAATCTTTAGTAAACCTTcaccaattgatttaaaacaaatcatTCAAGAATATACTGAAATAGCTTATCAAACTAATAATAGTCCTGTAAACACTAAATACGTTATCAATAGTAtgttaaatgaaaataatattacaacTAATAAAGAAGCAAAAGCAATGTCCTCTGCTCGTGATTATGATACAATCACTAAAATTTGGGGAAtcaatgataaatttaaacaattttgtttagaaaataatattgaaaaagaagatgataaaaatataaataaaaataaaaataataataataaaaatagtaagaAAACAAAACTTGAAGAAACTAATAATCAatgtgatattaaaaaacaaaaaatagaagatgaagataaaaataataataatataattaataaagaagaataa
- the arpC gene encoding actin related protein 3, with the protein MNPASGLPAVVIDNGTGYTKMGYAGNNDPSFIIPTTIATQSSKGKQTAASQKKGVEDLDFFIGDEAIANSKTYDMTNPVKHGQIENWTHMEQYWEHCVFKYLRCEPEDHYFLLTEPPLNAPENREFTAEIMFETFNVPGLYIAVQAVLALAASWTSKNAEKTLTGTVIDSGDGVTHVIPISEGYVIGSSIKHIPIAGRDISSYVQQIMREREPNIPPAESLEIAKRVKEQYSYVCPDIVKEFGKYDSEPDKWIKTINAQDSVTKKPFSYDVGYERFLGPELFFNPEIASSDYLTPLPKVVDDTIQSCPIDCRRGLYKNIVLSGGSTMFKDFGKRLQRDVKRSVDYRIKRSEELSGGKIKAVPLAVNVISHNMQRYAVWFGGSMLASTPEFYNVCHTKAQYDEIGPSICRFNTVIGGIN; encoded by the exons ATGAATCCAGCATCAGGTTTACCAGCAGTCGTTATCGATAATGGTACAGG ttaCACTAAAATGGGTTACGCAGGTAATAATGACCCAAGTTTCATTATTCCAACCACAATTGCAACTCAATCATCAAAAGGTAAACAAACAGCAGCCTCACAAAAGAAAGGTGTTGAAGATTTAGATTTCTTTATTGGTGATGAAGCTATTGCCAACTCTAAAACTTATGATATGACCAATCCAGTCAAACATGgtcaaattgaaaattggACTCATATGGAACAATATTGGGAACATTGcgtatttaaatatttacgTTGTGAACCAGAAGATCACTACTTCTTATTG acTGAACCACCACTTAATGCACCAGAAAATCGTGAATTTACAGCAGAAATTATGTTTGAAACATTTAATGTACCAGGTTTATATATTGCCGTTCAAGCAGTATTAGCTCTTGCAGCCTCATGGACCAGTAAGAATGCAGAAAAGACCTTAACTGGTACAGTTATTGATAGTGGTGATGGTGTAACTCATGTTATTCCAATTTCTGAAGGTTATGTTATTGGTAGTTCAATTAAACATATTCCAATTGCCGGTAGAGATATTTCATCATACGTTCAACAAATCATGAGAGAACGTGAACCAAACATTCCACCAGCTGAATCATTGGAAATCGCCAAACGTGTCAAAGAACAATACAGTTACGTTTGTCCAGATATTGTCAAAGAGTTTGGTAAATACGATAGTGAACCAGACAAATGGATTAAAACCATCAACGCTCAAGACTCTGTCACCAAGAAACCATTCAGCTACGATGTTGGTTACGAACGTTTCTTAGGCCCAGAATTATTCTTCAATCCAGAGATTGCCTCCTCCGACTACCTCACCCCATTACCAAAGGTTGTCGACGATACCATTCAATCCTGTCCAATCGATTGTCGTCGTGGTCTCTACAAGAATATCGTCTTATCTGGTGGTTCAACCATGTTTAAAGATTTTGGTAAACGTCTTCAACGTGATGTCAAACGTTCTGTCGATTACCGTATCAAACGTTCCGAAGAATTATCTGGTGGTAAAATTAAAGCTGTCCCATTGGCCGTCAACGTTATCTCTCACAATATGCAACGTTATGCCGTATGGTTTGGTGGTTCTATGTTGGCTTCAACTCCAGAGTTTTACAATGTCTGTCATACCAAAGCTCAATATGATGAAATCGGTCCATCCATTTGCAGATTTAACACTGTCATTGGTGGTATCAATTAA